The Terracoccus luteus genome includes a region encoding these proteins:
- a CDS encoding MarR family winged helix-turn-helix transcriptional regulator produces the protein MTAEPRVETGEAAPRLAFDPIAAAREQWVGQGWAAAADGMAAVTSLMRAHQIVLARVEATLRPFRVTFARYEVLMLLRFSRRGSLPMKVIASRLQVHPTSVTNAVDRLQDAGLVSRSAHPDDRRALIVALTPAGRTLAERATAALNAEVFEQPDLGDDDLRDLVDVLGRLRQAAGDF, from the coding sequence ATGACCGCCGAGCCCCGCGTCGAGACGGGTGAGGCCGCCCCGCGGCTCGCCTTCGACCCCATCGCGGCCGCCCGCGAGCAGTGGGTCGGGCAGGGGTGGGCGGCGGCGGCCGACGGTATGGCCGCGGTGACCTCGCTCATGCGGGCGCACCAGATCGTGCTCGCCCGCGTCGAGGCGACGCTGCGCCCCTTCCGGGTCACCTTCGCCCGGTACGAGGTGCTCATGCTGCTGCGCTTCAGCCGCCGCGGCTCGCTGCCGATGAAGGTCATCGCGTCCCGCCTCCAGGTGCACCCCACGAGCGTCACCAACGCCGTCGACCGCCTCCAGGACGCCGGTCTCGTCTCGCGCTCGGCGCACCCCGACGACCGCCGCGCGCTCATCGTCGCGCTGACGCCGGCCGGTCGCACCCTCGCGGAGCGCGCCACCGCCGCCCTCAACGCCGAGGTGTTCGAGCAGCCCGACCTCGGCGACGACGACCTGCGCGACCTCGTCGACGTCCTGGGCCGGTTGCGTCAGGCGGC
- a CDS encoding FAS1-like dehydratase domain-containing protein, with amino-acid sequence MPVNADFQGRVYPPTSTYTVSAAKIREFAEAVGSTDPVHTDAEVARSRGYADVIAPPTFAVLIAQQCDAQLVTDPEAGIDYSRVVHGEQRFVHHRPLTAGDAVVGTLHVDGVRQAGGHAMVTTRAELATEAGEALCTATSTLVIRGEQ; translated from the coding sequence ATGCCGGTGAACGCAGACTTCCAGGGGCGGGTCTACCCGCCCACGAGCACGTACACGGTGAGCGCGGCCAAGATCCGCGAGTTCGCCGAGGCGGTCGGTTCCACCGACCCCGTGCACACCGACGCCGAGGTCGCCCGCTCGCGCGGCTACGCCGACGTCATCGCCCCGCCGACCTTCGCGGTGCTCATCGCGCAGCAGTGCGACGCCCAGCTCGTCACCGACCCCGAGGCCGGCATCGACTACTCCCGCGTCGTGCACGGCGAGCAGCGGTTCGTGCACCACCGCCCCCTCACGGCCGGCGACGCCGTCGTCGGCACGCTCCACGTCGACGGGGTGCGGCAGGCGGGCGGCCACGCGATGGTCACCACCCGCGCCGAGCTCGCCACCGAGGCGGGCGAGGCGCTCTGCACGGCCACGTCCACGCTCGTCATCCGAGGGGAGCAGTGA
- the icmF gene encoding fused isobutyryl-CoA mutase/GTPase IcmF, with translation MRIVTASALFDGHDASINIMRRIMQSQGAEVIHLGHNRSVQEVVDAAIEEDVQGVAVSSYQGGHVEYFEYLVQLLRENGAGHVRVVGGGGGVIVPEEIARLRASGVTIFSPEDGQRLGLAGMINTVIADCDVDLWSVGHPSLESVLAGERAAVARALTGAQEGRLDATLLTGIREAAGRRRAPVLGITGTGGSGKSSLTDELVRRLRLDQQDKLRVAVLAVDPTRSRGGGALLGDRIRMSSLDGDRVLFRSLATRGRSQVPDHLDDILAVVTAAGFDLVVLETPGIGQGDAAVVDHADVSLYVMTPEFGASSQLEKIDMLDRADVVAINKFERRGAEDALRDVGRQMVRNREAFGATPADMPVFGTSAATFNDDGVTALYQHLRGLLGEKGMPVDEGALPVVDTRQSTRIATVVPAARVRYLSEISDTVRGYHRETERVAEAASRVQRLEQVQGELADAGAATDDVAGLLDRARRDLPPDVTDAVTGWPAVVESYSGDEQVVRVRDKEIRTALTRTSLSGNTIPRVALPRYRDHGELVSFLRRENLPGRYPFTAGVFPFKREGEDPARMFAGEGDPFRTNRRFTLLSEGQPATRLSTAFDSVTLYGRDPDPRPDVYGKVGTSGVSVATLDDMKVLYGGFDLVSPTTSVSMTINGPAPTILAFFLNTAIDQQVDAFREREGREPDAAERDELAAHALANVRGTVQADILKEDQGQNTCIFSTEFSLRMMADIQEWFIEKKVRNFYSVSISGYHIAEAGANPISQLAFTLANGFTYVESYLARGMAVDDFAPNLSFFFSNGMDPEYSVLGRVARRIWAIAMKERYGAGERSQKLKYHVQTSGRSLHAQEMDFNDIRTTLQALIAIYDNANSLHTNAFDEAVTTPSEESVRRALAIQLIINREWGLAMNENPLQGSFVIDELTDMVEAAVLTEFDRITDRGGVLGAMETGYQRGRIQDESMLYEHRKHDGSLPIIGVNTFRNPHEGETPREVVLARGTEDEKQGQLSRVRAFRAEHEREAEAALSELRTVAIEGGNVFDVLMRAARVCTLQQVTEAFFEVGGQYRRNV, from the coding sequence GTGCGCATCGTCACGGCCTCGGCCCTGTTCGACGGCCACGACGCCTCGATCAACATCATGCGGCGCATCATGCAGAGCCAGGGCGCCGAGGTCATCCACCTCGGGCACAACCGCTCGGTGCAGGAGGTCGTCGACGCGGCCATCGAGGAGGACGTGCAGGGCGTCGCCGTCAGCTCGTACCAGGGCGGGCACGTCGAGTACTTCGAGTACCTCGTGCAGCTGCTGCGTGAGAACGGGGCCGGGCACGTCCGGGTCGTCGGGGGCGGCGGCGGCGTCATCGTGCCGGAGGAGATCGCGCGGCTGCGCGCCTCCGGCGTCACCATCTTCAGCCCGGAGGACGGCCAGCGCCTCGGCCTCGCCGGCATGATCAACACCGTCATCGCCGACTGCGACGTCGACCTGTGGTCGGTCGGGCACCCGAGCCTCGAGAGCGTGCTGGCCGGCGAGCGGGCCGCCGTCGCCCGCGCCCTCACCGGCGCCCAGGAGGGACGCCTCGACGCGACCCTGCTCACCGGCATCCGCGAGGCCGCCGGGCGCCGTCGCGCCCCGGTGCTCGGCATCACCGGCACGGGCGGGTCGGGCAAGTCGAGCCTCACCGACGAGCTCGTGCGACGACTGCGCCTCGACCAGCAGGACAAGCTGCGCGTCGCGGTGCTCGCCGTCGACCCCACCCGGTCGCGCGGCGGTGGCGCGCTGCTCGGCGACCGCATCCGCATGAGCTCGCTCGACGGCGACCGCGTGCTCTTCCGCAGCCTCGCCACCCGCGGACGCTCGCAGGTGCCGGACCACCTCGACGACATCCTCGCCGTCGTCACCGCCGCCGGGTTCGACCTCGTCGTGCTCGAGACCCCCGGCATCGGCCAGGGCGACGCGGCCGTCGTCGACCACGCCGACGTCTCGCTCTACGTCATGACGCCCGAGTTCGGGGCGAGCAGCCAGCTCGAGAAGATCGACATGCTCGACCGGGCCGACGTCGTCGCCATCAACAAGTTCGAGCGCCGCGGCGCCGAGGACGCCCTGCGCGACGTCGGCCGCCAGATGGTGCGCAACCGCGAGGCGTTCGGGGCCACCCCGGCCGACATGCCCGTCTTCGGCACGTCGGCCGCCACCTTCAACGACGACGGCGTCACCGCGCTCTACCAGCACCTGCGCGGGCTGCTCGGCGAGAAGGGGATGCCGGTCGACGAGGGCGCCCTGCCCGTCGTCGACACGCGCCAGTCGACCCGCATCGCCACCGTCGTCCCGGCCGCTCGGGTGCGCTACCTGTCGGAGATCAGCGACACCGTGCGCGGGTACCACCGCGAGACCGAGCGCGTGGCCGAGGCCGCCTCGCGGGTGCAGCGCCTCGAGCAGGTGCAGGGCGAGCTCGCCGACGCCGGCGCCGCCACCGACGACGTCGCCGGCCTGCTCGACCGGGCCCGGCGCGACCTGCCGCCCGATGTCACCGACGCCGTCACCGGCTGGCCCGCAGTGGTGGAGTCGTACTCCGGTGACGAGCAGGTCGTGCGCGTCCGCGACAAGGAGATCCGCACCGCCCTGACGCGGACCTCCCTCAGCGGCAACACGATCCCGCGGGTGGCCCTGCCCCGCTACCGCGACCACGGCGAGCTCGTCAGCTTCCTGCGCCGCGAGAACCTGCCCGGCCGGTACCCGTTCACCGCCGGCGTGTTCCCCTTCAAGCGCGAGGGCGAGGACCCGGCCCGCATGTTCGCGGGGGAGGGCGACCCGTTCCGCACGAACCGACGCTTCACCCTGCTCTCGGAGGGCCAGCCGGCCACCCGCCTGTCGACCGCGTTCGACTCGGTGACCCTCTACGGCCGCGACCCCGACCCGCGCCCCGACGTCTACGGCAAGGTCGGCACCTCGGGGGTGTCGGTCGCCACGCTCGACGACATGAAGGTGCTCTACGGCGGCTTCGACCTCGTCTCGCCGACGACCTCGGTGTCGATGACGATCAACGGGCCGGCGCCGACGATCCTCGCCTTCTTCCTCAACACCGCCATCGACCAGCAGGTCGACGCCTTCCGCGAGCGGGAGGGGCGCGAGCCCGACGCCGCCGAGCGCGACGAGCTCGCCGCCCACGCTCTGGCCAACGTGCGCGGCACGGTGCAGGCCGACATCCTCAAGGAGGACCAGGGCCAGAACACGTGCATCTTCAGCACCGAGTTCTCGCTGCGGATGATGGCCGACATCCAGGAGTGGTTCATCGAGAAGAAGGTGCGCAACTTCTACTCGGTGAGCATCTCGGGCTACCACATCGCGGAGGCCGGGGCGAACCCCATCAGCCAGCTCGCGTTCACCCTCGCCAACGGCTTCACCTACGTCGAGAGCTACCTCGCCCGCGGCATGGCCGTCGACGACTTCGCGCCCAACCTCAGCTTCTTCTTCAGCAACGGCATGGACCCGGAGTACTCGGTGCTCGGGCGGGTCGCCCGTCGCATCTGGGCGATCGCCATGAAGGAGCGCTACGGCGCCGGTGAGCGCAGCCAGAAGCTGAAGTACCACGTGCAGACCTCGGGTCGCAGCCTGCACGCACAGGAGATGGACTTCAACGACATCCGCACGACCCTGCAGGCCCTCATCGCCATCTACGACAACGCGAACTCGTTGCACACCAATGCGTTCGACGAGGCGGTCACGACGCCGTCGGAGGAGTCGGTGCGCCGGGCGCTCGCCATCCAGCTCATCATCAACCGCGAGTGGGGCCTCGCGATGAACGAGAACCCGCTGCAGGGCAGCTTCGTCATCGACGAGCTCACCGACATGGTCGAGGCCGCGGTGCTCACCGAGTTCGACCGCATCACCGACCGCGGCGGGGTGCTCGGTGCGATGGAGACCGGCTACCAGCGTGGCCGCATCCAGGACGAGTCGATGCTCTACGAGCACCGCAAGCACGACGGCAGCCTGCCCATCATCGGCGTCAACACCTTCCGCAACCCGCACGAGGGGGAGACCCCGCGCGAGGTCGTGCTGGCCCGTGGCACCGAGGACGAGAAGCAGGGGCAGCTCTCCCGCGTGCGCGCCTTCCGGGCCGAGCACGAGCGCGAGGCCGAGGCGGCGCTCTCCGAGCTGCGCACGGTGGCCATCGAGGGCGGCAACGTCTTCGACGTCCTCATGCGCGCGGCCCGCGTCTGCACGCTGCAGCAGGTGACGGAGGCGTTCTTCGAGGTGGGTGGGCAGTACCGCCGCAACGTCTGA
- a CDS encoding hydrolase produces MIFICATCAVETADLPTPPATCAICEDERQWVPETGQRWTTLAELRDGGTRIEVSEREPGLWSLRSVPDVGIGQHTTVVRTPAGSVLFDTLGYLDDETVEVVRGLGPVLAVAASHPHMYGVQTEWAHALGDVPVLLTASDREWVRRPSPLVQHYDDRLEVTPGVTLHRVGGHFPGQAVLEWTGGAEGRGVLLAGDAVAPNPDRRTVTFLRSYPNRIPLSGNVVLRIAATLDGLRFDRLYDNFGRCVPVDAKAVVRGSAERYARWTDGEHDHLTW; encoded by the coding sequence ATGATCTTCATCTGCGCCACCTGCGCCGTCGAGACGGCCGACCTGCCGACCCCGCCGGCGACGTGCGCGATCTGCGAGGACGAGCGGCAGTGGGTGCCCGAGACCGGCCAGCGCTGGACCACCCTCGCCGAGCTGCGCGACGGCGGCACCCGCATCGAGGTGTCCGAGCGGGAGCCCGGTCTGTGGAGCCTGCGCTCGGTGCCCGACGTCGGCATCGGGCAGCACACGACGGTCGTGAGAACCCCGGCCGGCTCGGTGCTCTTCGACACCCTCGGCTACCTCGACGACGAGACCGTCGAGGTCGTGCGCGGCCTCGGCCCGGTGCTCGCCGTCGCCGCCAGCCACCCGCACATGTACGGCGTGCAGACGGAGTGGGCGCACGCCCTCGGTGACGTGCCGGTGCTGCTGACGGCGAGCGACCGCGAGTGGGTGCGACGACCGAGCCCGCTGGTGCAGCACTACGACGACCGGCTCGAGGTGACGCCGGGAGTCACCCTGCACCGCGTGGGCGGCCACTTCCCCGGGCAGGCCGTGCTCGAGTGGACGGGGGGCGCCGAGGGGCGGGGTGTGCTGCTCGCCGGCGACGCCGTCGCACCCAACCCCGACCGTCGCACCGTGACCTTCCTGCGCAGCTACCCCAACCGGATCCCCTTGTCGGGCAACGTCGTCCTCCGTATCGCCGCCACGCTCGACGGCCTGCGCTTCGACCGGCTCTACGACAACTTCGGCCGTTGCGTACCGGTGGATGCGAAGGCCGTGGTGCGCGGCTCGGCCGAGCGGTACGCCCGGTGGACCGACGGAGAGCACGACCACCTCACGTGGTGA
- the rpmG gene encoding 50S ribosomal protein L33, which yields MASKSSDVRPKITMACVDCKDRNYITKKNRRNNPDRLAMNKFCPKCGKHTEHRETR from the coding sequence GTGGCCAGCAAGAGCAGCGACGTCCGTCCGAAGATCACGATGGCGTGTGTGGACTGCAAGGACCGCAACTACATCACCAAGAAGAACCGTCGGAACAACCCCGACCGTCTCGCCATGAACAAGTTCTGCCCCAAGTGCGGCAAGCACACGGAGCACCGCGAGACCCGCTGA
- a CDS encoding MaoC family dehydratase, with the protein MARTFSDVEVGQSLGPVTVHVDRARLVQYAGASLDRNRIHWDERFAREVGLPDVIAHGMFTMGSAVTLVTEWAGDAGRVVEYGVRFTKPVVVPYETGADIEVSGVVKAVDEQTSRATVELTAVADGQKVLGRALAVVQLD; encoded by the coding sequence ATGGCCCGCACCTTCTCCGACGTCGAGGTCGGCCAGAGCCTCGGCCCCGTCACCGTGCACGTCGACCGGGCGCGTCTCGTGCAGTACGCCGGTGCCTCGCTCGACCGCAACCGCATCCACTGGGACGAGCGGTTCGCGCGGGAGGTCGGGCTGCCCGACGTCATCGCCCACGGCATGTTCACGATGGGCTCGGCGGTCACCCTCGTCACCGAGTGGGCCGGCGACGCCGGCCGCGTCGTCGAGTACGGGGTGCGCTTCACCAAGCCCGTCGTCGTCCCCTACGAGACCGGAGCCGACATCGAGGTGAGTGGTGTCGTCAAGGCCGTCGACGAGCAGACGTCCCGAGCCACCGTCGAGCTGACCGCGGTCGCCGACGGGCAGAAGGTGCTCGGTCGCGCCCTCGCCGTCGTGCAGCTCGACTGA
- a CDS encoding cupin domain-containing protein — MTDSTTSRASAPTRGRSALRSLVSVDDEVFADQYWGEQPLVSRVDELPGDLGGLFDVAAVDELVSRRGLRAPFLRVAKDGVTYGDREFTSGGGVGAAVADQVSDDKLLRLFASGATIVLQGLHRTWPALIDFTQQLAGELGHPVQTNAYVTPSQNTGFDDHYDVHDVFVVQVSGEKRWRIRPPVHRAPLRDEPWTARKAQVATAAKAPPLLEFTLGPGDCLYLPRGYLHSATALGGVSTHLTIGVHTWTRRHLADELASLALARASRDEGVRASLAAFADVSQGSEIRDDVELARQALLRALEGLDADDVAAALARRVRGAQRPEPVSPVAQTVAAAALAPDQSVRVRAHLVPELVAGHDGGVTVRSRVADVAVPADDVDAVERLLEVGDARVGDLGVELARRLLLAGLVVLA, encoded by the coding sequence ATGACCGACAGCACGACGAGCCGAGCGTCCGCGCCCACGCGCGGGCGCTCGGCCCTGCGCTCCCTCGTCTCCGTCGACGACGAGGTGTTCGCCGACCAGTACTGGGGCGAGCAGCCGCTCGTCTCGCGGGTCGACGAGCTCCCCGGCGACCTCGGCGGCCTGTTCGACGTGGCCGCGGTCGACGAGCTCGTCTCGCGACGGGGCCTGCGAGCCCCGTTCCTGCGGGTGGCCAAGGACGGCGTCACCTACGGCGACCGGGAGTTCACCAGTGGCGGCGGCGTCGGCGCGGCCGTCGCCGACCAGGTCAGCGACGACAAGCTGCTGCGCCTCTTCGCCTCCGGCGCCACGATCGTGCTGCAGGGACTGCACCGCACGTGGCCCGCCCTCATCGACTTCACGCAGCAGCTGGCCGGCGAGCTCGGTCACCCCGTGCAGACCAACGCCTACGTCACCCCGTCGCAGAACACCGGGTTCGACGACCACTACGACGTCCACGACGTCTTTGTCGTGCAGGTGTCGGGCGAGAAGCGTTGGCGCATCAGGCCGCCCGTGCACCGCGCCCCGTTGCGCGACGAGCCCTGGACCGCCCGCAAGGCCCAGGTCGCGACGGCGGCGAAGGCCCCGCCCCTGCTCGAGTTCACCCTCGGCCCGGGTGACTGCCTCTACCTCCCCCGCGGCTACCTCCACTCGGCGACGGCGCTCGGCGGCGTGAGCACCCACCTCACGATCGGTGTCCACACGTGGACGCGGCGTCACCTCGCCGACGAGCTGGCCTCCCTGGCGCTGGCCCGCGCGAGCCGCGACGAGGGCGTGCGCGCCTCCCTCGCGGCCTTCGCCGACGTGTCGCAGGGCTCCGAGATCCGCGACGACGTCGAGCTGGCCCGCCAGGCCCTGCTGCGGGCCCTCGAGGGGCTCGACGCCGACGACGTGGCAGCGGCCCTGGCCCGGAGGGTCCGCGGCGCCCAGCGCCCCGAGCCCGTCTCCCCCGTCGCGCAGACGGTGGCGGCCGCCGCCCTCGCGCCGGACCAGTCGGTGCGTGTGCGCGCACACCTCGTCCCCGAGCTCGTGGCGGGTCACGACGGCGGCGTCACCGTGCGCAGCCGGGTGGCCGACGTGGCCGTGCCCGCCGACGACGTCGACGCCGTCGAGCGCCTGCTCGAGGTCGGCGACGCCCGCGTCGGCGACCTCGGGGTCGAGCTGGCCCGGCGCCTGCTGCTCGCGGGCCTCGTCGTCCTCGCCTGA
- a CDS encoding DUF2945 domain-containing protein: MSISKGDTVHWNTPQGKTTGTAVEKRTKEFQHDGQTFKASDDEPYWVVESEKSGSTAAHKESTLEKG; this comes from the coding sequence ATGAGCATCAGCAAGGGCGACACGGTCCACTGGAACACCCCGCAGGGCAAGACGACCGGAACCGCGGTGGAGAAGAGGACGAAGGAGTTCCAGCACGACGGCCAGACTTTCAAGGCGAGCGACGACGAGCCCTACTGGGTCGTCGAGTCGGAGAAGAGCGGCTCCACGGCGGCGCACAAGGAGTCGACGCTGGAGAAGGGCTGA
- a CDS encoding UDP-N-acetylmuramate dehydrogenase: MLEQNDVPLAGLTTMRVGGPAARLVTVTTTDELVDAVREVDDADEPLLVLSGGSNLVVGDEGFAGTVVRVATSGITPESGDYCGGAVVRVAAGESWDGFVEHAVGQGWAGVEALSGIPGLTGATPVQNVGAYGQEVSQTIAQVRTYDRHDQVVRTFFNADCEFTYRHSLFKGDSRFVVLDVVFQLEVADLGRPVAYQALADGLGVPLGGRAPLADVRDAVLEQRRRRGMVLDDDDPDTWSCGSFFTNPLLSEAQYDALAMRAADRLGPDGPTPPRFTDRPGRVKTSAAWLIEHAGFGKGFGMPAPAALSTKHTLAVTNRGGASAADVVALARQVRDGVLETFGVRLVNEPVLLGTAL; this comes from the coding sequence GTGCTGGAGCAGAACGACGTCCCGCTGGCGGGTCTGACGACGATGCGGGTCGGCGGCCCCGCCGCCCGGCTCGTCACCGTGACGACGACCGACGAGCTCGTCGACGCCGTGCGGGAGGTCGACGACGCCGACGAGCCGTTGCTCGTCCTCTCGGGCGGCTCGAACCTCGTCGTCGGCGACGAGGGCTTCGCCGGCACCGTCGTGCGCGTCGCCACGAGCGGGATCACCCCCGAGTCGGGCGACTACTGCGGCGGCGCCGTGGTGCGGGTCGCCGCGGGCGAGAGCTGGGACGGCTTCGTCGAGCACGCCGTCGGACAGGGCTGGGCCGGCGTCGAGGCGCTGAGCGGCATCCCTGGCCTCACCGGGGCCACGCCGGTGCAGAACGTCGGCGCCTACGGCCAGGAGGTCTCGCAGACCATCGCGCAGGTGCGCACGTACGACCGTCACGACCAGGTCGTGCGCACCTTCTTCAACGCCGACTGCGAGTTCACCTACCGCCACTCGCTCTTCAAGGGCGACTCCCGCTTCGTCGTGCTCGACGTCGTCTTCCAGCTCGAGGTCGCCGACCTCGGTCGCCCCGTCGCCTACCAGGCGCTGGCCGACGGCCTCGGGGTGCCCCTGGGCGGCCGCGCGCCGCTCGCCGACGTGCGCGACGCGGTGCTCGAGCAGCGTCGGCGCCGCGGCATGGTGCTCGACGACGACGACCCCGACACGTGGAGCTGCGGGTCGTTCTTCACCAACCCCCTGCTCAGCGAGGCGCAGTACGACGCCCTGGCGATGCGCGCCGCCGACCGGCTGGGGCCGGACGGCCCGACCCCGCCCCGTTTCACCGACCGGCCGGGCCGGGTCAAGACGAGCGCGGCGTGGCTCATCGAGCACGCGGGTTTCGGCAAGGGCTTCGGGATGCCGGCACCGGCGGCCCTGTCGACGAAGCACACCCTCGCCGTGACCAACCGGGGAGGGGCCAGCGCCGCCGACGTCGTGGCCCTCGCACGCCAGGTGCGCGACGGGGTGCTCGAGACGTTCGGGGTTCGTCTCGTCAACGAGCCGGTGCTGCTCGGCACCGCGCTCTAG
- a CDS encoding AI-2E family transporter encodes MSDDEPADRADAVSADVRIQLDRAVVWRAAWVIVAVVALATLGRWVLEDAGNVIFTLVLSLIASVAMEPAVRRLSRHMRRGAATGIVMVTTLVAVVGFLWVFGRLLGEQLATLAASVPGFVSALTLWADTTFDITIDYGSLIDDLGLGTATLKTLAQNLAGGLLGVLVSVVGAAFSTVTFAFFTFYFSADGPRLRRWVGRLVPQRQQAVFGTAWDLAVAKTGGYVSARLVLALISGTLHGAFMLLIGMPYWLALGVWTGLVAQFVPTVGTYVAIVLPVVVGLLGDQPWQGLAVLAFAVVYQQIENVTIEPRISAQAVDVHPAVSFASVMFGAALFGVAGAFVAVPVAALVLALFGIYSQKYELVPHLARLEPGEREPDLPSGGRPRRERSRGRSRAEGFRAAVTRVVQQARRRG; translated from the coding sequence ATGAGCGACGACGAGCCGGCCGACCGGGCGGATGCCGTCTCGGCCGACGTCCGCATCCAGCTCGACCGCGCCGTCGTGTGGCGGGCGGCGTGGGTGATCGTCGCCGTCGTGGCGCTGGCCACCCTGGGCCGGTGGGTGCTCGAGGACGCCGGCAACGTCATCTTCACCCTCGTCCTGTCGCTCATCGCGTCGGTGGCGATGGAGCCGGCGGTGCGACGCCTCAGCCGGCACATGCGGCGCGGCGCCGCGACCGGCATCGTCATGGTCACGACGCTCGTCGCCGTCGTCGGCTTCCTCTGGGTGTTCGGACGGCTGCTCGGCGAGCAGCTGGCCACCCTCGCGGCCTCCGTGCCCGGCTTCGTCTCGGCGCTGACCCTCTGGGCCGACACGACGTTCGACATCACCATCGACTACGGCTCGCTGATCGACGACCTCGGCCTCGGCACCGCGACCCTGAAGACGCTCGCCCAGAATCTCGCCGGCGGCCTGCTCGGGGTGCTCGTGTCCGTCGTCGGCGCCGCCTTCAGCACCGTCACCTTCGCCTTCTTCACCTTCTACTTCTCCGCCGACGGGCCGCGGCTGCGGCGGTGGGTGGGCCGGCTCGTCCCGCAGCGTCAGCAGGCGGTCTTCGGCACCGCGTGGGACCTCGCCGTGGCCAAGACGGGCGGGTACGTCTCCGCCCGCCTCGTGCTCGCACTCATCTCCGGCACCCTGCACGGCGCCTTCATGCTGCTCATCGGGATGCCGTACTGGCTGGCCCTGGGCGTGTGGACCGGTCTCGTGGCGCAGTTCGTGCCCACAGTCGGCACGTACGTCGCCATCGTGCTGCCCGTCGTCGTCGGCCTCCTCGGCGACCAGCCGTGGCAGGGCCTCGCGGTGCTCGCCTTCGCCGTCGTCTACCAGCAGATCGAGAACGTCACCATCGAGCCGCGCATCTCGGCCCAGGCGGTCGACGTGCACCCGGCGGTGTCGTTCGCGTCGGTCATGTTCGGGGCGGCCCTGTTCGGGGTGGCCGGGGCCTTCGTCGCCGTCCCGGTCGCCGCGCTCGTGCTCGCCCTCTTCGGCATCTACTCGCAGAAGTACGAGCTCGTCCCCCACCTCGCCCGCCTCGAGCCGGGCGAGCGGGAGCCCGACCTGCCGTCGGGCGGGCGCCCCCGTCGAGAGCGGTCGCGTGGTCGGTCGCGGGCCGAGGGGTTCCGGGCGGCTGTCACCCGGGTGGTGCAGCAGGCGCGTCGCCGCGGCTGA
- a CDS encoding helical backbone metal receptor produces MSQPALVDDLGAPVPLAGPALRVVSLVPSITEALAVTCPDRLVGATDWCTHPAGLDVRRVRGTKNPDLRAVRDLEPDLVVANQEENRELDVRRLREAGVAVWVTRIETVPEGLDTLERLFVQALGVAVPTWLTQARVEWGGPVPTPTRDVAVAVWRDPWMVVGRDTFTGDVLARLGWHNVGADPSDVRGGAGDGDGAPAAGRYPRVDVAGLDRAGVTVLLPDEPYVFTPQDGPEAFARAATALVSGRLLTWYGPSLVGARAALTASVEGRAGEGG; encoded by the coding sequence GTGAGCCAGCCAGCCCTCGTCGACGACCTCGGCGCGCCCGTCCCGCTCGCTGGCCCCGCCCTGCGGGTCGTCTCGCTCGTGCCCTCGATCACCGAGGCGCTCGCGGTGACGTGCCCGGACCGGCTGGTCGGCGCCACCGACTGGTGCACCCACCCCGCCGGCCTCGACGTGCGGCGGGTGCGAGGTACGAAGAACCCCGACCTGCGGGCCGTGCGAGACCTGGAGCCGGACCTCGTCGTGGCCAACCAGGAGGAGAACCGCGAGCTCGACGTGCGTCGCCTCCGGGAGGCGGGGGTGGCCGTCTGGGTCACCCGCATCGAGACGGTGCCGGAGGGCCTCGACACCCTCGAGCGTCTCTTCGTGCAGGCGCTCGGGGTGGCGGTGCCGACCTGGCTGACACAGGCCCGCGTCGAGTGGGGAGGGCCCGTGCCGACCCCGACGCGCGACGTGGCCGTCGCCGTCTGGCGTGACCCGTGGATGGTCGTCGGCCGCGACACCTTCACCGGCGACGTCCTCGCCCGACTGGGCTGGCACAACGTCGGGGCCGACCCGAGCGATGTCCGTGGCGGTGCCGGTGACGGTGATGGGGCGCCGGCTGCCGGGCGCTACCCCCGTGTGGACGTGGCCGGCCTCGACCGGGCCGGGGTGACGGTGCTGCTGCCCGACGAGCCGTACGTCTTCACGCCGCAGGACGGCCCCGAGGCGTTCGCCCGCGCCGCCACGGCACTCGTCAGCGGGCGCCTGCTCACGTGGTACGGCCCGTCGCTCGTGGGCGCCCGCGCGGCCCTGACGGCATCCGTCGAGGGCCGCGCGGGCGAGGGCGGCTGA
- a CDS encoding BatC protein has product MSDTPLDPVDPDTETGPVGGTEGPADGGADIGTHDGGADGGAGSDGGTEGPADGGADIGTHDGGADGGADGGAGSDGGTEGPADGGADIGTHDGGADGGAGSDGISGGTEGPADGGADAGTHDGGADGSA; this is encoded by the coding sequence ATGAGCGACACCCCTCTCGACCCGGTGGACCCCGACACCGAGACCGGCCCCGTGGGTGGCACCGAGGGCCCCGCTGACGGCGGAGCCGACATCGGCACCCACGACGGCGGCGCGGACGGCGGCGCCGGCAGCGACGGCGGCACCGAGGGCCCCGCTGACGGCGGAGCCGACATCGGCACCCACGACGGCGGCGCCGACGGCGGCGCGGACGGCGGTGCCGGCAGCGACGGCGGCACCGAGGGCCCGGCCGACGGCGGAGCCGACATCGGCACCCACGACGGCGGCGCGGACGGCGGTGCCGGCAGCGACGGCATCAGCGGCGGCACCGAGGGCCCGGCCGACGGCGGTGCCGACGCCGGCACCCACGACGGCGGCGCCGACGGCAGCGCCTGA